A single region of the Myxococcales bacterium genome encodes:
- the tssC gene encoding type VI secretion system contractile sheath large subunit, with protein sequence MAKAKKVKIDQLEELESDDLLAQMIDTGIKPKGDDQRNRAQDLIKNFVDTILDPGTKIDKSVVKTINARIAAIDEIMSKQVDKILHHEDFQKLEASWRGLNHLIMNTETSETLKIKVLNISKKDLKNDFGAAAEFTESALWKKIYEYQFGLFGGDPFATLIGDFQFDKGPQDIALLSSITEVAAGAHAPFVSGVAPEMFGMESFTQMPDPRDLSKIFDKSNPENTKWLSFRDSEDSRFCALVLPHTLRRLPYSPENNPVEDFNYEEDVSGSHESYLWGNAAYDYANRLTAAFAKHHWCVAIRGPEGGGMVEDLPVHVFKSREGDVSAKIPTEVAIPDTREKELSDLGFIGLLHCQNTDFAAFFGGNSVQRAKKYDTPEATANAQLSSQIPYLMCTSRIAHYLKSICRDKIGSFLSRGDCEMFLNRWITNYVLAQDDGTQDAKAARPLREARIDVVDDKARPGCYKAIAYLKPHFQLEEIGVSLRLVADLPAPIG encoded by the coding sequence ATGGCGAAAGCAAAGAAAGTCAAGATTGACCAACTCGAGGAACTCGAGAGCGACGACCTTCTTGCCCAGATGATCGATACGGGCATCAAGCCCAAGGGTGACGATCAACGAAATCGCGCTCAGGACCTGATCAAGAACTTTGTGGATACGATTCTGGATCCAGGTACGAAGATCGACAAGAGTGTGGTCAAGACGATCAATGCGCGCATCGCGGCGATCGACGAGATCATGTCAAAGCAAGTCGACAAGATCCTGCACCATGAGGATTTTCAAAAGCTCGAGGCATCGTGGCGGGGTCTCAACCATCTGATCATGAACACCGAAACGTCCGAGACGCTCAAAATCAAGGTTTTGAACATCTCAAAGAAGGACTTGAAGAACGACTTCGGTGCAGCTGCCGAGTTTACCGAATCGGCTCTTTGGAAGAAAATCTACGAGTACCAGTTCGGCCTTTTCGGTGGCGACCCATTTGCTACTTTGATTGGAGACTTCCAGTTCGACAAGGGTCCGCAAGATATTGCGCTGCTGTCATCCATCACTGAGGTGGCCGCGGGTGCGCACGCGCCATTCGTCTCGGGTGTAGCACCCGAGATGTTTGGCATGGAAAGCTTTACCCAGATGCCGGACCCGCGAGACTTGTCCAAGATCTTCGACAAGAGCAATCCAGAGAACACGAAGTGGCTCTCCTTCCGCGATTCGGAGGACTCTCGCTTCTGCGCCCTGGTTCTGCCCCATACACTGAGGCGCTTGCCCTACTCGCCGGAGAACAATCCAGTCGAGGACTTCAATTATGAAGAGGACGTGAGCGGTTCTCACGAGTCGTACTTGTGGGGCAACGCAGCGTACGACTACGCCAACCGACTGACGGCTGCCTTCGCGAAGCATCATTGGTGCGTCGCGATACGTGGACCCGAGGGCGGTGGTATGGTCGAAGACTTGCCCGTGCACGTGTTCAAATCTCGCGAAGGCGACGTGAGTGCCAAGATCCCCACTGAGGTGGCGATCCCGGATACTCGCGAAAAGGAACTCTCTGACCTGGGCTTCATCGGCTTGCTGCACTGCCAGAATACGGACTTCGCCGCATTCTTCGGTGGTAACTCGGTGCAGCGAGCCAAGAAGTATGACACGCCGGAAGCAACAGCCAACGCCCAGCTTTCAAGTCAGATTCCGTATTTGATGTGCACGTCGCGCATCGCCCACTACCTCAAGTCGATCTGTCGAGACAAAATAGGTTCGTTTTTGTCTCGCGGCGATTGTGAAATGTTCCTGAATAGATGGATCACGAACTACGTGTTGGCCCAGGACGATGGAACTCAGGACGCCAAAGCGGCGAGGCCCCTGCGAGAGGCCCGCATCGACGTGGTCGACGACAAGGCTCGGCCCGGTTGTTACAAGGCGATCGCGTACTTGAAGCCCCACTTCCAACTTGAAGAAATTGGCGTTTCATTGCGTCTGGTGGCGGATCTTCCGGCGCCGATAGGTTGA
- a CDS encoding type VI secretion system contractile sheath large subunit: MKRHEIISLCVLADFAGSACKPLAERRFVRVDRDTLDDAIRSIRPVALLQLPFCRSLRISSFDDFRPDQIAERVPALKALLYARAEVANPAAMRVHLEEAGASQEIETNSPNSADIPATSTEPVADEDLLESILTPSTAPTRNSSSSLSSFDNLVRAIVEESAARNDFAREDTRRAAIDDELGRRIRAILHHPKFQSLEASWCAVREIVRAGKDIPLNLFDLRLDETVEDAEQPDRRDTLVERMGWRADPGLLATRFSHMLCAMEINDDDQGQLACSHLSVLAAECSATLLIGVKPALMRDGGLPSPIWRQQLTQSASNNVMLAHPQILLRLPYGEETDPIDEFRFEELDEEAEARLEPERSRYLWGSAALALGIALSSWDARGGGFGEITSLPIHVFRSQDKIRSIGPVAELLSEARIKELNDAGFVCLVGIVGGDSARVVGMRSLLG, from the coding sequence ATGAAAAGACACGAGATCATTTCGCTTTGCGTGCTGGCCGACTTCGCCGGCAGCGCATGTAAACCACTTGCTGAGCGGCGCTTCGTCAGGGTCGACCGCGATACCCTCGATGACGCAATCCGAAGCATCCGGCCGGTAGCTCTTCTGCAGCTTCCCTTTTGTCGCTCGTTGCGTATTTCGAGCTTCGACGACTTTCGGCCCGACCAAATTGCCGAACGTGTTCCTGCGCTCAAGGCGCTGCTCTATGCACGTGCTGAAGTCGCGAACCCCGCAGCAATGCGCGTACACCTCGAGGAGGCGGGAGCCTCCCAGGAAATCGAAACCAATTCTCCCAACAGCGCGGACATCCCTGCGACTAGCACCGAACCCGTAGCAGACGAAGACCTGCTCGAATCGATCCTCACTCCATCCACTGCACCGACCCGCAACTCCAGCTCGTCTCTTTCTAGCTTCGACAATTTGGTCCGAGCCATCGTCGAAGAATCCGCAGCGAGAAACGACTTCGCGCGAGAAGACACGCGGCGCGCAGCGATTGATGACGAGTTGGGGCGACGCATTCGAGCGATACTCCACCACCCAAAATTCCAGAGCCTCGAAGCCAGCTGGTGTGCTGTGCGCGAAATCGTACGAGCGGGAAAAGACATACCACTGAATCTCTTTGACTTACGACTCGACGAAACTGTCGAAGATGCAGAGCAACCGGATAGGCGCGACACACTTGTCGAACGTATGGGTTGGCGTGCCGACCCCGGACTGTTGGCCACTAGATTCTCTCACATGCTCTGCGCCATGGAGATCAATGACGACGACCAAGGGCAGCTGGCCTGTTCCCATCTGTCAGTCTTGGCCGCTGAGTGCAGCGCAACGTTGCTAATTGGGGTCAAGCCCGCGCTGATGAGGGACGGTGGGCTGCCATCACCGATATGGCGACAACAGTTAACTCAAAGCGCGAGTAACAATGTGATGCTCGCGCATCCTCAGATCCTGCTCCGGCTGCCCTACGGCGAAGAGACCGACCCCATAGACGAGTTTAGGTTCGAGGAACTCGACGAAGAAGCTGAAGCCAGGTTGGAACCAGAGCGGTCTCGCTATCTCTGGGGCAGTGCCGCGCTGGCGTTGGGGATTGCACTTTCGAGTTGGGACGCACGAGGCGGCGGATTCGGCGAAATCACTTCACTTCCAATACATGTGTTCCGCAGCCAGGACAAAATTCGGTCCATCGGCCCGGTCGCCGAGCTGTTGAGCGAAGCGCGGATCAAGGAATTGAATGACGCCGGCTTCGTTTGTCTGGTTGGAATCGTCGGCGGAGACAGCGCTCGAGTAGTCGGCATGCGATCGTTACTCGGCTAG
- a CDS encoding FHA domain-containing protein gives MFDWLKSGKDKGRARRRSSAGRSSSGKRRPPRRSSSNSTEFMGGQKSSPIPMQDQLPPTPQPLPDNVSVRPDPTPNVSPPPPVSHDAAATNYHPISAAKGSLVGVLIVVEGAAKGELYKVFDGENTIGRGDASRGDTVEIRTDERDTAVSRKHATIIHESGNFGIKPLKEGMNPTFLNGDEVTGGATLTDGDLIRVGNTTMKFRLS, from the coding sequence ATGTTCGACTGGTTGAAAAGCGGCAAGGACAAAGGAAGGGCGCGCCGCCGCTCTAGCGCCGGGCGCAGCAGCTCCGGCAAGCGTCGGCCGCCGCGCCGAAGCTCGTCCAATTCTACCGAGTTCATGGGCGGACAAAAATCCAGCCCCATCCCAATGCAGGATCAGCTGCCCCCGACTCCACAACCGCTGCCGGACAACGTCTCGGTTCGCCCGGATCCCACTCCAAACGTGAGCCCACCACCGCCCGTTAGCCACGATGCCGCCGCCACAAATTATCACCCGATCAGCGCCGCAAAGGGCAGCTTGGTCGGAGTCCTGATCGTCGTGGAAGGCGCCGCCAAAGGCGAGCTTTACAAAGTTTTCGACGGCGAGAATACAATCGGTCGTGGTGACGCATCTCGTGGCGACACCGTAGAGATTCGCACGGACGAGCGAGATACCGCCGTATCGCGGAAGCACGCCACCATCATCCACGAGTCCGGCAATTTTGGAATCAAACCCCTGAAGGAGGGAATGAACCCGACCTTTCTGAACGGCGATGAAGTAACGGGTGGCGCCACACTTACCGACGGCGATCTGATTCGAGTCGGCAACACAACCATGAAGTTTAGGTTGAGTTAA
- the tssE gene encoding type VI secretion system baseplate subunit TssE — MAERHNDALRPSILDRLMAGETGAGARAAYEYIGVRELRNSVARDLEWLLNTKFTQSLDLDQFPEAQNSILTYGVPDFSTYSWRNASDAHSIARILGDTIRRFEPRLLPRSIKVEVLPNPDIENFSIAFRIEAILNVDPIRETVSFDVAIDFESTSVYVKGAD, encoded by the coding sequence TTGGCTGAGCGTCACAACGATGCGCTGCGACCGTCGATTCTCGACCGGTTGATGGCCGGAGAAACGGGAGCGGGAGCCCGCGCCGCATACGAATACATCGGCGTGCGGGAGTTGCGGAACTCCGTTGCGCGGGATCTCGAGTGGTTGCTCAACACGAAGTTCACCCAATCTCTAGACCTGGATCAGTTTCCTGAGGCGCAGAATTCAATCTTGACCTATGGCGTTCCCGACTTCTCCACGTATTCCTGGCGAAATGCTTCGGATGCCCATTCGATTGCTCGAATCCTTGGAGACACGATCCGTCGATTCGAGCCGAGGCTTCTGCCTCGCAGTATCAAGGTCGAAGTTCTGCCGAACCCGGATATCGAAAATTTTTCGATCGCGTTTCGTATCGAAGCGATCCTCAATGTCGACCCCATTCGCGAGACCGTGAGCTTCGACGTGGCGATCGATTTCGAAAGTACCTCCGTCTACGTGAAGGGGGCGGACTGA
- the tssB gene encoding type VI secretion system contractile sheath small subunit, whose amino-acid sequence MADSVFDKKARVRAPRVHITYEVETGGAQVMKEIPFVMGVMSDLSGQPKEALAKLKDRKFVEIDRDNFDDALKSMKPRLAMRVDNTLADDGSELSVELNFEKLADFSPEGVVKQVEPLNKLQDVRNQLKDLLGRMEGNDRLEELLAEVSSNDAVRDKLAGALGSEASGDAAGEGEGDSSSEAGGDEAPADGKES is encoded by the coding sequence ATGGCCGACAGCGTATTTGACAAGAAAGCCCGGGTGCGAGCACCGCGCGTCCACATTACCTACGAGGTCGAGACAGGCGGAGCCCAGGTCATGAAGGAAATTCCCTTTGTGATGGGTGTGATGTCGGATCTTTCGGGACAGCCGAAAGAGGCGCTCGCCAAACTCAAGGATCGAAAATTCGTAGAAATCGATCGCGACAACTTTGACGACGCCCTCAAGAGCATGAAGCCGCGGCTCGCGATGCGGGTCGACAATACACTGGCTGACGACGGCAGTGAATTGTCGGTGGAGTTGAACTTTGAAAAGCTCGCAGATTTTTCTCCCGAAGGAGTCGTCAAGCAGGTTGAGCCCCTCAACAAGCTGCAAGACGTGCGAAATCAGTTGAAGGATCTACTGGGTCGGATGGAGGGAAACGATCGTCTCGAAGAGCTCCTGGCCGAAGTCTCGTCCAATGACGCAGTGCGCGACAAGTTGGCTGGCGCGTTGGGTAGTGAAGCAAGCGGCGACGCCGCAGGAGAGGGTGAAGGCGACAGTTCCAGCGAAGCGGGCGGCGACGAAGCTCCGGCCGATGGAAAGGAGAGCTAA
- the tssF gene encoding type VI secretion system baseplate subunit TssF, producing the protein MRDELLHYFERELTFIRRGVSDFADRYPEVASRMMIEENRCEDPHVERLIEAFAMLAARIQMRLSDDFSDISEALLSVLYPHYLCPIPSMTIVQMNANTGQLPAKGLQIERKAELYSKLVKGVRCRFRTTYPVTLWPIEVESVELVTTTGLDGVVPNSARSALRISLRSQGEASFADMGLDHLRFYLDAESGVLHRLHELFLRDSQGLALRSAENGAVTVLPPDSIRPMGFGRNEGALEYPDESFLGYRLLQEYFAFPDKFMFVELANLDRHAGRMSGDKLDIFVLLSESVGNLDIRVEKNNLKLGCVPAINLFKHQADPIRMTHTSIEYPVVPDVRQPDSFEVYSITDVSSTSMGSTESVKYDPIYRMRHAGKEGEANAFWSLTRRQSIRKGDNGTDVSISLVDENLNPLIPPTEVLHLEILASNRELPSRLSFGDPNGDFEIAGYPAIKSICCLRSPSASLPPPVGSGARWRIISHLALNHLSLTGDDDEDEDRAVNALREILKLYDFSDSPVTRQRISGLTGLKSRRTVRRVGRGADSGFARGVEVELTFDASQYTGAGVFVFASVLEAFLGLYCSVNSFNQTVARITRREGVFKRWSPRMGEKQLL; encoded by the coding sequence ATGCGCGACGAGCTGCTCCATTATTTCGAGCGGGAACTGACCTTCATCCGTCGCGGTGTTTCGGATTTTGCAGATCGATATCCAGAAGTCGCGAGTCGCATGATGATCGAAGAGAATCGCTGTGAGGACCCGCACGTCGAGCGGCTCATTGAAGCGTTCGCAATGCTGGCCGCTCGAATCCAGATGCGCCTCAGCGACGACTTCAGCGACATCAGCGAAGCGCTTCTCAGTGTACTCTATCCCCACTATCTGTGTCCCATTCCCTCGATGACCATTGTGCAGATGAACGCGAACACGGGACAGTTGCCCGCGAAAGGCCTGCAGATCGAACGTAAGGCAGAGCTCTATTCGAAACTTGTAAAAGGAGTTCGCTGCCGCTTCCGCACTACGTATCCAGTGACGCTCTGGCCAATCGAAGTGGAATCGGTCGAACTCGTGACCACCACCGGGCTTGATGGCGTGGTGCCGAATTCGGCTAGATCCGCACTGCGAATTAGCCTGCGTTCCCAGGGCGAGGCCAGCTTCGCCGATATGGGGCTGGATCACCTGCGGTTCTACCTGGATGCGGAGAGTGGTGTGCTGCACCGACTGCACGAACTCTTTCTGAGAGATTCTCAGGGCCTTGCGCTGCGATCCGCCGAGAACGGCGCGGTGACCGTCTTACCCCCAGATTCGATTCGCCCGATGGGATTTGGGCGCAATGAAGGCGCACTCGAGTATCCGGACGAATCGTTTCTCGGGTATCGATTACTGCAGGAGTATTTTGCGTTTCCGGACAAATTCATGTTTGTCGAGTTGGCCAACCTCGATCGTCACGCCGGCAGGATGTCGGGTGACAAGCTTGATATATTTGTTCTTCTCAGTGAGTCGGTAGGGAACCTCGACATCCGGGTCGAAAAGAACAACCTGAAACTCGGTTGTGTCCCCGCCATCAATTTATTCAAACATCAGGCGGATCCGATTCGCATGACCCATACTTCGATCGAGTATCCCGTCGTGCCTGACGTGCGCCAACCGGATTCGTTTGAGGTCTATTCGATTACTGACGTGTCCAGCACGTCCATGGGTTCCACAGAGTCCGTAAAGTACGACCCGATCTACCGCATGCGCCACGCGGGCAAGGAGGGCGAGGCGAATGCCTTTTGGAGCCTCACCCGGCGCCAATCGATTCGGAAAGGCGACAACGGGACCGACGTTTCGATCTCGCTGGTAGACGAAAATCTCAACCCGTTGATCCCGCCGACCGAGGTGCTTCACCTCGAGATCCTTGCGAGCAATCGGGAGCTACCCTCGCGACTTTCTTTCGGTGACCCCAACGGCGACTTCGAAATCGCGGGCTACCCAGCGATCAAGTCCATCTGTTGTCTGCGCAGTCCCTCTGCTTCGCTTCCCCCACCGGTTGGTTCGGGCGCTCGCTGGCGAATTATCTCTCATCTCGCTCTAAACCACTTGTCATTGACCGGAGATGACGATGAGGATGAGGATCGAGCCGTCAACGCGCTGCGGGAAATATTGAAGCTCTACGATTTTTCCGATTCTCCTGTGACCCGGCAACGCATCTCCGGCCTCACCGGATTGAAATCGCGGCGCACCGTGCGCAGGGTTGGGCGGGGAGCTGATTCGGGATTCGCTCGCGGAGTGGAGGTCGAATTGACCTTCGACGCGAGCCAATACACCGGCGCGGGCGTCTTCGTCTTTGCGTCGGTCCTCGAGGCATTCCTCGGTCTCTACTGTTCAGTAAATTCGTTTAACCAGACCGTCGCGCGGATCACGCGGCGTGAGGGAGTATTCAAGAGATGGTCTCCGAGAATGGGAGAGAAGCAGCTTCTCTGA
- a CDS encoding type VI secretion system tube protein Hcp, translating into MPSDIYAKFGQIEGESTDGVYKGQCSLNSISHELENEASGDRSTGGGGAKSIATHREITFTKSFDAASPGLIKACLIGEHMDIVISLCRQSGKDKQEYLQYALTDAYLSGLSHQSADGGGVEEVGVINYGTIKWTYDKTDTKGFSLGKMEASWNRIKNCEEI; encoded by the coding sequence ATGCCTAGCGATATTTACGCGAAGTTTGGACAAATTGAAGGTGAAAGCACAGACGGTGTATACAAGGGCCAATGCTCGTTGAATTCAATTTCGCATGAGCTGGAAAACGAGGCGAGTGGGGATCGGAGCACGGGTGGAGGCGGCGCCAAGAGCATTGCAACGCATAGGGAAATTACGTTTACGAAGAGTTTCGATGCAGCGTCTCCAGGGTTGATCAAGGCTTGTTTGATCGGTGAACACATGGATATCGTAATTTCCCTGTGTCGACAGAGTGGCAAAGACAAGCAGGAGTATCTCCAGTACGCACTCACGGATGCGTACCTTTCGGGGCTTAGTCACCAATCAGCAGACGGTGGCGGCGTTGAGGAAGTTGGGGTGATCAACTACGGAACCATCAAGTGGACCTATGACAAGACCGATACCAAGGGGTTTTCCTTAGGCAAAATGGAAGCCAGTTGGAACCGGATCAAAAATTGCGAAGAAATATAG
- the tssG gene encoding type VI secretion system baseplate subunit TssG, with the protein MVSENGREAASLKRLMLEQTGRFEFLQAVRLMKKIWPDRKPVGGDFDPRAEVVRFVTDISPVFAKSDIQEAVEHDDGRPAELQVNFMGVATPGTFGALPRRYAEEIRTLSKQKNTALREFLDLFNHRMISLFYRARERNLPTLAYDRGGDNAFESALSGILGTGTPGLAGRLALDDCMIMGRAGLLAMKPIGVSALAGLIRSIFGQPVEIEQFCPANYPIEVDDRNALGFANSVLGEDLYLGVKVTLVQSKIRICLGPMSREAYEEFLPHGPGFRRLADLVHFAVGEELDFEIKLSLLAEDVPSMRLGDTSPEAGRLGWSSWIGDEERSEPAEDAMIDPRFNRGGPNLYNVAQQMAQMEARP; encoded by the coding sequence ATGGTCTCCGAGAATGGGAGAGAAGCAGCTTCTCTGAAGCGGCTCATGCTGGAGCAGACGGGCCGCTTCGAGTTTCTCCAAGCGGTACGCCTGATGAAGAAGATCTGGCCGGATCGCAAACCCGTGGGTGGGGATTTCGATCCGCGGGCTGAGGTTGTTCGCTTCGTCACGGATATCTCGCCGGTCTTTGCGAAATCCGACATTCAGGAAGCAGTCGAGCACGACGATGGCCGACCCGCCGAGCTTCAGGTGAACTTCATGGGAGTTGCCACCCCGGGGACTTTTGGTGCGCTTCCGCGCCGCTATGCAGAAGAAATTCGCACGCTGTCGAAACAGAAGAATACGGCGCTCCGCGAGTTTCTAGATCTGTTCAATCATCGAATGATTTCGCTGTTCTACCGGGCTCGGGAGAGGAACCTTCCGACGCTGGCTTACGATCGAGGTGGCGACAATGCCTTCGAGAGCGCGCTGTCTGGAATTCTCGGCACCGGGACGCCAGGTTTGGCTGGCCGACTCGCGTTGGACGATTGTATGATCATGGGCCGGGCTGGACTGCTCGCCATGAAGCCAATAGGTGTTTCAGCTCTCGCCGGTCTGATTCGAAGCATCTTCGGTCAGCCCGTAGAGATTGAACAGTTCTGTCCCGCGAATTATCCGATCGAAGTTGACGACCGCAACGCACTCGGTTTCGCAAACTCGGTATTGGGTGAGGATCTCTATCTGGGCGTCAAAGTTACCCTGGTGCAGTCGAAGATACGGATCTGCCTTGGCCCGATGTCTCGGGAGGCCTACGAAGAATTCCTGCCCCACGGCCCGGGCTTCCGGCGGCTGGCAGATCTGGTCCACTTCGCGGTCGGCGAAGAGCTCGACTTTGAGATCAAGTTGAGCCTGCTAGCCGAAGATGTGCCGTCGATGCGGCTAGGTGACACCAGCCCCGAAGCGGGTCGGCTCGGTTGGTCGAGTTGGATTGGCGACGAGGAACGCAGCGAACCCGCGGAAGACGCAATGATCGATCCGAGATTTAATCGCGGCGGTCCAAATTTATACAACGTGGCGCAGCAAATGGCGCAAATGGAGGCAAGACCATGA
- a CDS encoding VWA domain-containing protein, with amino-acid sequence MGWRTAGAALLLFLLMSSSALIAQERAPLSLQKVARIGFDDAVAGTDGERVVDLYVRVLTEYGSPIRNLSPQALEVWQDDERIDVDKLSVRSLDTTGRGITAVLAIDASGTMRGEPFAKAREAAISFLDQLRPEDRVAIVTFSEDINIVSRFGQQRAETRLALRDLEIDIERSRHTLLFDGAFRALNLIRTTSGLPRRGFVILFSDGKDDGSDRTRDEVLAEAKGRNHESHILIFSVGYARFGGAGLDEMRKLAEKSGGEFMEAVSIAEVSDFFDLVGQQMTQSYLVTYPSNMDGEQHRIRITVAGQSGERTAYFPDIAGPRWPWLVAVGALGLILLVVELVRRIGTVGRISIASGPFAGTQVALRKGKTLIGALEDNDLVLAGTKVSRYHAEIVVRGRMVEIIDLDSTNGTQINGQFVKRGPLELGDTITVADVEILFDR; translated from the coding sequence GTGGGGTGGCGTACTGCAGGAGCGGCGCTCCTGTTGTTTTTGCTCATGTCCTCGAGTGCCCTGATTGCCCAAGAGCGTGCTCCGCTTTCATTACAGAAGGTCGCTCGGATCGGCTTTGACGACGCCGTGGCCGGGACGGATGGCGAACGGGTCGTAGACCTCTACGTGAGGGTGCTCACCGAGTACGGTTCCCCGATTCGCAATCTCTCGCCTCAAGCCCTCGAGGTCTGGCAGGACGACGAGCGAATCGACGTCGATAAATTGAGCGTGCGCTCACTCGACACGACCGGTCGCGGAATCACCGCAGTGCTGGCGATCGACGCCAGCGGAACAATGCGGGGCGAGCCCTTTGCGAAGGCCCGAGAAGCCGCGATTTCTTTTCTCGACCAATTGCGTCCAGAGGACCGCGTCGCAATCGTTACATTTTCAGAGGACATCAATATCGTGTCGCGCTTTGGGCAGCAGCGCGCTGAGACCCGTCTGGCCCTGCGTGATCTCGAGATCGATATCGAGCGCAGCCGGCATACGCTTTTATTTGACGGGGCATTCCGTGCCCTTAATCTGATTCGTACAACGTCGGGGCTACCGCGACGCGGGTTCGTAATCTTGTTCTCCGACGGCAAGGATGACGGAAGCGACCGAACTCGTGACGAGGTTCTCGCCGAGGCGAAAGGACGCAATCACGAATCTCACATCCTTATTTTTTCTGTGGGATACGCGCGCTTCGGCGGGGCCGGCCTCGACGAGATGCGCAAGCTCGCAGAGAAATCTGGTGGCGAATTCATGGAAGCGGTCTCGATCGCCGAGGTGAGCGACTTCTTCGATCTGGTCGGCCAGCAGATGACGCAGAGCTACCTCGTGACCTACCCATCGAATATGGACGGAGAGCAGCACAGGATTCGAATTACCGTTGCAGGACAATCGGGAGAACGAACAGCCTATTTTCCAGACATCGCCGGCCCGCGTTGGCCCTGGCTGGTTGCTGTAGGGGCTCTGGGGCTGATCCTGCTGGTCGTCGAGTTGGTGCGCAGGATTGGGACGGTCGGACGAATTTCTATCGCATCCGGTCCCTTTGCGGGAACCCAGGTTGCTCTCCGTAAAGGCAAGACTCTAATTGGAGCGTTGGAGGACAACGATCTCGTGTTGGCGGGAACAAAAGTCTCTCGCTACCACGCGGAAATCGTCGTCCGGGGTCGAATGGTTGAGATTATCGATCTCGACTCCACTAATGGTACTCAGATCAACGGCCAATTCGTGAAGCGCGGCCCCCTCGAGTTGGGCGACACAATCACCGTCGCCGATGTCGAAATACTCTTCGACAGGTAG
- the tssA gene encoding type VI secretion system protein TssA encodes MLELDVERLVSPIRDDSPAGDDLRLKSADITLQTINDARTEIPVEDDPGGVGRSADWVLSFRTCEEALASKTKDLEIAAWLTEALTRIDGFSGLHAGLQLATKLARTFWQHIHPGIDEDDGEITLSIRARPLTWMGASKDFLRAVSSCPIVDSADGRMLSWFDYKNSELVDRRARQSDQTAYNELLEIGYISGDDWIACINSTDLGALRQTVANVRDCEAALDELRTECNELFKEDEPNFVGLAELLLDVREYLEARIPAPGEAESEGMSTAEGGEGQQVPAGPGASSGPVASREDALRRLTEVSDYFRRSEPHSPIAYLIQRTIRWGQMPLPELLKEIVKDDNVLSRIWDTLGIQGGAGEVKNNDHDDN; translated from the coding sequence ATGCTTGAGCTTGACGTAGAACGCCTTGTATCCCCTATTCGAGATGATTCACCAGCGGGCGACGACCTGCGGCTGAAGTCCGCTGACATCACCCTGCAAACCATCAACGACGCGCGTACTGAAATTCCCGTCGAAGACGATCCGGGTGGAGTAGGACGCAGCGCGGACTGGGTGCTGTCGTTTCGCACTTGTGAGGAGGCTCTCGCCAGCAAGACCAAGGATCTCGAGATTGCAGCGTGGCTCACCGAGGCTCTCACCCGGATCGATGGTTTCAGCGGTTTGCACGCAGGGCTCCAACTCGCAACAAAGCTCGCGCGGACCTTTTGGCAACACATCCATCCCGGAATCGACGAGGACGATGGCGAGATCACGCTGTCCATCCGTGCCCGTCCCCTCACCTGGATGGGCGCGTCAAAGGATTTTCTGCGGGCTGTAAGCAGTTGTCCGATCGTTGATTCGGCAGATGGAAGAATGCTCTCCTGGTTTGACTACAAGAACTCCGAGCTCGTCGATCGACGGGCCCGTCAGTCGGATCAGACTGCCTACAACGAGTTACTGGAAATTGGCTATATCAGCGGTGACGACTGGATTGCTTGCATCAACTCGACGGATCTGGGCGCGTTGCGGCAGACTGTGGCCAATGTGCGCGATTGCGAAGCCGCCTTGGACGAGCTGCGAACGGAGTGCAACGAACTCTTTAAAGAGGACGAGCCTAACTTCGTGGGTCTCGCAGAGTTGTTGCTCGATGTTCGTGAGTATCTCGAGGCGCGCATTCCGGCCCCAGGCGAAGCCGAATCAGAAGGAATGAGCACCGCAGAGGGCGGCGAAGGACAACAGGTTCCCGCAGGCCCCGGTGCTAGCTCGGGACCGGTTGCGAGCCGCGAGGACGCATTGCGGCGTCTCACCGAAGTCTCCGACTACTTCAGGAGGTCCGAACCCCACAGCCCGATTGCGTATCTGATCCAGCGGACGATACGCTGGGGCCAGATGCCCCTTCCGGAATTGTTGAAGGAGATCGTCAAGGACGACAACGTGCTGAGCCGTATCTGGGACACCCTGGGAATTCAAGGTGGGGCCGGCGAGGTCAAGAATAACGATCATGACGATAACTGA